One stretch of Eretmochelys imbricata isolate rEreImb1 chromosome 1, rEreImb1.hap1, whole genome shotgun sequence DNA includes these proteins:
- the RBM11 gene encoding splicing regulator RBM11 isoform X2 — protein sequence MAGPLTNVTICKDKEGKPKSFGFVCFKHTESVPYAIALLNGIRLYGRPIKVQYRFGSSHSPELNSPSQGSENWVDIYSPTYRNQEPYGSPPFPITPFPMNNSLSQEYSVFQKMMSHFLTQQYAVYSPMEQQLPYYQMTPPPSSVLPMPPYMNPVEDFKAGQSSFEWVPPQLSDCESYLANENACKRKREQQTSDSDSSMENDRKKQREHGQKYRKCKVKKKRH from the exons atg GCTGGACCATTAACCAATGTGACAATATGTAAAGACAAAGAAGGAAAACCCAAGTCTTTTGGATTTGTCTGCTTTAAACACACAGAATCAGTGCCTTATGCTATAGCTCTGCTGAATGGAATCCGTTTATATGGAAGACCAATTAAAGTACAGTATCGATTTG gGAGTTCCCACTCACCAGAGTTAAACAGCCCTAGTCAAGGTTCTGAGAACTGGGTTGACATATATTCACCAACATATAG GAATCAAGAGCCTTATGGCAGTCCTCCATTTCCCATTACTCCTTTTCCAATGAACAATAGTTTATCTCAGGAATATTCAGTCTTTCAAAAGATG atgaGCCATTTTTTAACACAGCAGTATGCTGTTTACAGTCCAATGGAACAGCAGCTTCCTTACTATCAGATGACTCCACCACCATCTTCAGTTTTGCCCATGCCACCCTATATGAATCCTGTTGAGGATTTTAAAGCTGGGCAAAGCTCTTTTGAGTGGGTTCCTCCACAGCTGAGCGACTGTGAATCATACCTGGCTAATGAAAATGCttgtaaaagaaaaagagagcagCAAACTAGTGATAGTGACAGTAGCATGGAAAAtgacagaaaaaaacaaagagaacATGGCCAAAAATACCGGAAGTGTAAAGTCAAGAAAAAAAGGCACTAA
- the RBM11 gene encoding splicing regulator RBM11 isoform X1: protein MSAPGRAGEPDRTLFVGNLESRVREEILYELFLQAGPLTNVTICKDKEGKPKSFGFVCFKHTESVPYAIALLNGIRLYGRPIKVQYRFGSSHSPELNSPSQGSENWVDIYSPTYRNQEPYGSPPFPITPFPMNNSLSQEYSVFQKMMSHFLTQQYAVYSPMEQQLPYYQMTPPPSSVLPMPPYMNPVEDFKAGQSSFEWVPPQLSDCESYLANENACKRKREQQTSDSDSSMENDRKKQREHGQKYRKCKVKKKRH from the exons ATGTCCGcgccggggcgggcgggggagcCGGACCGGACCCTGTTCGTAGGGAACCTGGAGAGCCGCGTGCGGGAGGAGATTCTCTACGAGCTCTTCCTGCAG GCTGGACCATTAACCAATGTGACAATATGTAAAGACAAAGAAGGAAAACCCAAGTCTTTTGGATTTGTCTGCTTTAAACACACAGAATCAGTGCCTTATGCTATAGCTCTGCTGAATGGAATCCGTTTATATGGAAGACCAATTAAAGTACAGTATCGATTTG gGAGTTCCCACTCACCAGAGTTAAACAGCCCTAGTCAAGGTTCTGAGAACTGGGTTGACATATATTCACCAACATATAG GAATCAAGAGCCTTATGGCAGTCCTCCATTTCCCATTACTCCTTTTCCAATGAACAATAGTTTATCTCAGGAATATTCAGTCTTTCAAAAGATG atgaGCCATTTTTTAACACAGCAGTATGCTGTTTACAGTCCAATGGAACAGCAGCTTCCTTACTATCAGATGACTCCACCACCATCTTCAGTTTTGCCCATGCCACCCTATATGAATCCTGTTGAGGATTTTAAAGCTGGGCAAAGCTCTTTTGAGTGGGTTCCTCCACAGCTGAGCGACTGTGAATCATACCTGGCTAATGAAAATGCttgtaaaagaaaaagagagcagCAAACTAGTGATAGTGACAGTAGCATGGAAAAtgacagaaaaaaacaaagagaacATGGCCAAAAATACCGGAAGTGTAAAGTCAAGAAAAAAAGGCACTAA